One Olsenella sp. oral taxon 807 DNA segment encodes these proteins:
- a CDS encoding PTS sugar transporter subunit IIC, translating into MAFSQGFEDKLLDIAEWVDSNKYLNSIKDAFTVFMPFVIVGSFGSLLNSLIASKTTGLAQVVPAAAQLGPAFSALNFCCLSFMTIPVMYLIAHNIAKHNDADPVVTGVICIAAYVSMVPSTFTADLTKLLGAGQTLADGTTKATGLAAMGQTIFGAQGLFVGMLTAIFVAEFFDWLCTVEAIKIKMPPSVPAGITKSFNVMLPVAVTLLVTCIVGLLVKLVSGQYINELVYAILQAPMEGLFQTMPGILVAIMLSQLFWFLGIHGGLVVSPVRNAIWATAIAANTAALAAGGAPDRIFTQGFWMCFVVQGGAGMTLCLLFATFLFSKRDDHRGVAKLALFPGIMGISEPVVFGYPLVLNPTFAIPFILNSSISAAIAMVAMNVGFLSCNTFDVPFGVPVLLNAFMSFGWQGIVVQLVTLVICTAV; encoded by the coding sequence ATGGCATTTAGCCAAGGTTTCGAGGACAAGCTTCTCGACATCGCGGAATGGGTTGACAGTAACAAGTACCTCAACTCTATCAAGGACGCCTTCACGGTGTTCATGCCCTTCGTCATCGTCGGCTCGTTTGGCTCGCTGCTCAACTCGCTTATCGCATCCAAGACAACCGGTCTCGCGCAGGTCGTCCCCGCAGCGGCTCAGCTGGGTCCCGCGTTTTCGGCCCTCAACTTCTGCTGCCTGTCGTTCATGACGATTCCCGTCATGTATCTCATTGCTCATAACATAGCCAAGCACAATGATGCCGACCCTGTTGTGACCGGCGTCATCTGTATTGCCGCCTACGTCTCGATGGTTCCCTCGACGTTCACGGCGGACCTCACGAAGCTTCTTGGTGCGGGACAGACCCTGGCTGACGGGACCACCAAGGCAACCGGTCTTGCTGCCATGGGTCAGACGATCTTTGGCGCGCAGGGACTCTTTGTGGGCATGTTGACGGCTATCTTCGTGGCAGAGTTCTTTGACTGGCTCTGCACGGTTGAGGCCATCAAGATCAAGATGCCTCCCTCGGTGCCTGCGGGCATCACCAAGTCCTTCAACGTCATGCTTCCCGTTGCCGTTACCCTACTCGTGACATGCATCGTGGGCCTGCTTGTCAAGCTTGTCTCTGGTCAGTACATCAACGAGCTCGTGTATGCCATCTTGCAGGCACCCATGGAAGGCCTCTTCCAGACGATGCCCGGCATTCTCGTTGCCATCATGCTCTCTCAGCTCTTCTGGTTCTTGGGCATCCATGGCGGTCTTGTCGTAAGTCCCGTGCGCAATGCCATCTGGGCAACGGCCATAGCCGCCAACACCGCTGCCCTTGCGGCCGGAGGTGCGCCCGACCGCATCTTTACCCAGGGGTTCTGGATGTGCTTCGTCGTCCAGGGAGGTGCCGGCATGACGCTCTGCCTGCTGTTTGCCACCTTTCTGTTCTCCAAGCGCGATGACCACCGTGGCGTGGCAAAGCTTGCCCTCTTCCCCGGGATCATGGGCATCTCGGAGCCAGTCGTCTTTGGTTACCCTTTGGTGCTTAACCCCACGTTCGCGATTCCCTTCATCCTCAACTCGTCGATATCGGCTGCCATAGCAATGGTCGCCATGAATGTTGGCTTCTTGTCCTGCAATACCTTCGACGTGCCCTTTGGTGTGCCCGTGCTGCTCAATGCGTTCATGAGCTTCGGCTGGCAAGGTATCGTCGTTCAGCTGGTCACCCTTGTGATATGCACGGCCGTGTGA
- a CDS encoding PTS sugar transporter subunit IIB: MRIMLACAAGMSTSILVAKMEEASKAAGRDDRIWAVEQGSIESEIGNFDVLLLGPQVRHIRRKVDKIVNGAAPVDVIEATAYGRGDGAAVLAQADKLAAGFKK, translated from the coding sequence ATGAGAATCATGCTTGCCTGCGCCGCCGGAATGTCCACCTCGATCTTGGTCGCAAAGATGGAGGAGGCCTCGAAGGCTGCTGGTCGCGATGACAGGATCTGGGCGGTCGAGCAGGGATCCATCGAGTCCGAGATCGGTAACTTCGACGTCCTCCTTCTGGGTCCGCAGGTTCGCCACATCAGGCGCAAGGTCGACAAGATCGTCAATGGTGCCGCACCGGTGGATGTCATCGAGGCCACCGCATATGGGCGCGGAGATGGTGCTGCCGTTTTGGCGCAGGCAGACAAGCTGGCTGCCGGATTCAAGAAGTAG
- a CDS encoding PTS lactose/cellobiose transporter subunit IIA, which yields MEEDKYELAMEIISHAGIAKSCALEAIDLADEGDFEGAERSLAEARHEMKGSHDVQFSMIQQEAQGKPVEVHLILLHAEDHLTMAIMCIDLAERFINLYRRLAEKG from the coding sequence ATGGAGGAAGACAAGTACGAACTGGCCATGGAGATCATCTCGCATGCAGGCATCGCGAAGTCTTGCGCGCTGGAGGCCATTGATCTGGCGGATGAGGGTGACTTCGAGGGTGCCGAGCGCAGCCTCGCAGAGGCTCGTCATGAGATGAAGGGGTCGCATGACGTCCAGTTCTCGATGATTCAGCAAGAGGCACAGGGCAAGCCTGTCGAGGTGCATCTCATCCTGCTTCACGCCGAGGACCACCTCACGATGGCCATCATGTGCATCGACCTTGCCGAGCGCTTCATAAACCTCTATCGGCGGCTCGCCGAGAAGGGCTAG